Proteins co-encoded in one Pararge aegeria chromosome 19, ilParAegt1.1, whole genome shotgun sequence genomic window:
- the LOC120632049 gene encoding uncharacterized protein LOC120632049 codes for MSDKTTYEQDESTVLSADRTSDGEFFIDDYSHLRLSYYQYRDDITLDVSDSYQDSAYSTNASTNKSFRDATNSTNTNSTNAKSTNTNSTSVGPKHLQEEERRKLREFYISQIPDLPHPSYTAASIIASASHRMDPTNRFVYNKKIEQGTKMEDDMTSFTPGRRSTLKPNTKL; via the coding sequence ATGAGTGACAAAACTACATACGAACAAGATGAATCAACTGTATTATCAGCGGATAGAACCAGCGACGGCGAATTTTTTATCGATGATTATTCGCATTTAAGACTGTCATATTATCAGTATCGAGACGACATCACGCTCGATGTAAGTGACTCATACCAAGACTCTGCGTACTCCACAAATGCTTCCACAAATAAAAGCTTTCGTGATGCTACTAATTCAACAAATACAAATTCTACCAATGCCAAATCTACCAATACAAATTCTACTAGTGTCGGACCTAAGCACCTGCAAGAAGAAGAAAGACGTAAGCTTCGTGAGTTCTACATATCTCAAATACCTGATCTTCCCCACCCGTCGTATACCGCAGCATCTATTATAGCATCTGCTTCGCATAGAATGGATCCGACAAATCGTTTCGTTTATAACAAAAAGATTGAACAGGGCACAAAAATGGAGGATGATATGACGTCTTTCACACCTGGACGTAGATCTACCCTTAAACCTAACACAAAGCTATGA
- the LOC120632153 gene encoding uncharacterized protein LOC120632153, with the protein MKVFVTLLAVLALGYSAPQTRHQFHDHYEEFLNIIADEAREDLDELTATYMQFEEFQAGIEYLMSPRFRNLVYEMEDLPEFKSMVDFMETHNIDILYFINEINEAVDNIQNGNGIPQRSLRQAVSGRDMSSYVQDSIKLFPKDKLTALYDEKMANSEGFRNAMENFGSEEWDQIWNALWENETFLAEVQELNANGIDVHVLVLELRAVLGIFD; encoded by the exons ATGAAGGTCTTCGTCACCCTCCTGGCTGTTCTTGCCCTCGGATACTCGGCACCCCAGACAAGACACCAGTTCCATGACCACTATGAAGAGTTCCTGAACATTATTGCGGATGAAGCTCGCGAGGATTTGGACGAGTTGACCGCCACTTACATGCAGTTCGAGGAGTTCCAGGCCGGGATTGAATACCTCATGTCGCCCAGGTTCAGGAATTTAGTCTACGAAATGGAGGACCTACCCGAGTTTAAGTCC atggtCGATTTCATGGAGACTCACAACATCGACATCCTGTACTTCATAAACGAAATCAATGAAGCCGTTG acAACATCCAGAACGGAAATGGAATCCCACAAAGAAGCCTTCGCCAAGCGGTAAGCGGTCGTGACATGTCATCTTACGTCCAGGATTCCATAAAACTGTTCCCTAAGGATAAGCTCACTGCTTTGTACGACGAAAAGATGGCCAACTCTGAAGGTTTCAGAAATGCCATGGAAAACTTCGGCAGTGAGGAATGGGATCAGATTTGGAACGCCCTCTGGGAGAACGAAACGTTCCTTGCGGAGGTCCAGGAACTTAATGCCAATGGAATCGACGTGCACGTTCTCGTTTTAGAACTGAGGGCTGTCTTGGGAATCTTTGATTAA